DNA sequence from the Acidobacteriota bacterium genome:
ACCCTTCGCTCGGAGGCGGCATCGATGAACTGGAGTACCGCTTCGTGAACGAGAACGGAATCTGGAAGTTCCGGTTCAGCGGGCTCGTGGCCTCGATCGGCGAGGTGATGCGCGAGCTCGCCGCGCAACTTGGTGTCGAGGAGGACGACCTCATCTTCACTCTGATCGAGTCGCTGACCGGGGTGAAGGTGCTGCCGGAGGTTTGGGACGCGGTCGAGCCCTGACTCGGGCTCCGCCGCCGACGTCCGGTTCGGGTTTGCGGCCGGCTGAGTCACCTTGGGGGTGCGGTACGATCGCGCCGTGCCGATCCGGCGAACACCGCTGCTGGTCGTTGCCGCCGCTCTCGTGGCGGCCGCCGGCTCCGGCCTGCTCACCAGAGCCCCGGCGGTAGGCCCGAGCCCGCAGGTCGGAGTCCCCGACGACCGCCGTGATCCGCGCACGAGTTACCGGCGCTCGCTGCCGCCCCAGGCGATGAGGATGTTCGAGCGGTACTTCCCGCCGCCCGTCCATCCGGACGAGGTCCTGCGCGAGTTCTACTTCACCCGCCTCGCGTACAGCGGCCAGAGATACATGGGCGGCGCAAGCTGGTCGGTCGACTTCCCCAAGGCCGATCGCCAGTTCATGATCGGTCTGAAGAGGCTGCTCGACCAACTGGACGCCTACGACTACGACAACCCGGTGGTGGCCACGGACCCGAAACTGTTTCGCTATCCCTTCCTCTACTCGGTGGAGGTCGGCTACATGATGCTGAGTCCGGAGGAACGAGAGCACCTGCGGCGGTATCTGCTGGCCGGCGGCTTCTGGGTCATCGACGACTTCTGGGGCAGTTGGCAGTGGGCCAACCTGGAGCGCGAACTGTCCGAGATCCTGCCGGAGTATCCGATCGTCGAGATTCCTCTGGAACACCCGATCTTCCACTGCTTCTACGACGTGGAGGAGATCCTCCAGGTGCCGAACGTGGGGCAGGGTCGGTACGGGGGACCGACCTGGGAGCAGGACGGATTCACTCCGCACGTACGGGGCATCTTCGACGACCACGGCCGCCTGATGGTGGTGATCAACTGGAACACGGACCTCGGCGACGCCTGGGAGTGGGCGGAAGATGAGTGGTACCCGGTGCGGTTCTCCCACTACGCGTACCAGATGGGCGTCAACTTCGTCGTCTACGCCATGTCGCACTGAGGCGACGCCGCGACGTTCCCGTTTCGCCCGCTCTCGCTACCTGGTTCCCCATGGCAGGCCTTTTCGAGTTCCTCTTCAAGTACAGGCCTTCCCTGTTCGAGGAGGGCCGGCTCGCCCTGGCTGCTCCGGGCTGGATGCAGGTTGCGGCCCTGGTTGCCGGCGGCGCACTCGTGTTCGCGGCCTTCACCTACCGTCGAACCCGGGCGGGCAGCGGCTCCCGGCCCGAACGCTACCGCTGGCTGGCGCCGACGCTGCGGTCGCTGGCAATCGGCGTCCTGCTGCTGTGCCTGCTGCAGCCGGCCCTCGTGCTGTCCACCGTCGTGCCGCAGGAGTCCTTCGTCGGCGTCCTGATCGACGACTCGGGCAGCATGGCGATGCCGGACGAAGACACGGCCGGGGACGGTACCCGCGCCGGGGCGGTCCGGGAGGCGCTCTCCGGGCAACCGGGGTCGTTGCTGGAACTCCTCACCGAGCGCTTCCAGGTCCGACAACTCGCCTTCGGCCGCGGCGCGGAGCGGATCGAGTCCGTCGATCAGCTCCGGTTCGCCCGCTCCGACAGCCGCATCGGCGAGGCTCTGCTCGCCGCTTCGGACGAACTGGCGGGTCTGCCCCTGGCGGGTCTCGTCGTCTTCTCCGACGGCGCCGACTCCGAGCCGGCCGCACTCGGAGACGCCCTTCTGGCGCTCAAGGCAGCGGGGACGCCGGTGCATACGGTCGGTCTCGGCCGGCCGCGGCTGGCAAGGGACATCGAGGTGTCGCGGGTCGTGGCTCCGCGGCGCGTGCTCGAGGGCTCGACCGTCGAGGTCGAGGTCACGCTGAGTCAGACCGGATTCGGCGGCCGTAGCGTCAATCTCGAAGTCGAGGACGACGGACGCATCGTGAACGTGGAGCCGGTGACCTTTCCGCGGCGGAGTTCGGCGGTCACGGCCCGGGTGATGTTCGCGGCCACCGACGAGGGCGCGCGGGAGTTCCGGTTTCGGGTGACTGCCCAGCCCGGCGAAGAACTGACGCAGAACAACGAGCGGACGGCGCTGGTCGAGGTGAGGAAGAGGCAGGAGAAGATCTTCTTCTTCGAGGGCGAACCGCGCGACGAATCGAAGTTCCTGCGTCGGGCGGTCCAGTTCGACGAGAACCTCCACGTCGTGTCGATGACCCGGCAGGCGGCGAACAAGTTCTACGGCATCAACTTCGACGAGAACACGAAGCGCTTCGACGGCTTCCCGACCCGCCGGGAGGACCTGTTCGAGTACCAGGGCGTGATCCTCGGCAGCATGGAGGCGAGCTTCTTCACCCACGACCAGATGCGGATGCTGGTCGACTTCGCCGCCCAGCGCGGTGGAGGCGTGCTGCTGCTCGGCGCGCGCCGGTCCTTCTCCGAAGGCGGTTTCCTCGGGACGCCGATCGCCGAGCTCTCGCCCCTCGTCCTCTACGAGGTGGACGCGGCGCCGGGAGATGGCCGCCCTCCACTGATCCACGATTTGCAACTGGAGTTGACGCCCCAGGGACGCGCCCATCCCGCCATGCTGCTGCGCGACGACCGCTCGGAATCGAACGAGCTGTGGCCGACCCTGCCGCGGCTCTCCGCGTACCAGCGGGCCACTGAACTGAAGGCCGGCGCCACCGCGCTGCTTCTGGCGGAGACGCCGTTGCACAGGGAGCCGCTGGTGGCCCTGGCGTATCACCGGATCGGTCGCGGTCGCGCGATCGCCTTCACGCCGCACGACTCGTGGCACTGGCAGATGAGCGCCGAGATCGAACTCGAGGACCAGACGCACGAGCGACTCTGGCGGCAGATGCTCCGTTGGCTGGTGTCCTATGTCCCGGACCGGATCGAGGTCGAGACGGACCGGGACCGGTTCGAACCGGGCAGCACGGTCGCGTTGCGCGCCACGGTTCGGGATGCGGCGTTCAGGGAGGTCAATCGGGCGCAGGTGACCGCAGGGATCGAGATGCCCTCCGGAGAGGAGGTCGAGGTGCCCCTCGACTGGTCCGTGGAGCGCGACGGCGAGTTCGTGGGCTCGTTCGTGGCCGCCGAACGGGGTCACTACCGGGTCGAGGTCGACGCGCGGTCGGAGGGGGAACTGCTTGGTGTCGCGACCTCGCGCTTTGCCGTCGACAACCTGAACGAGGAGCTCTTCGGCGCCGCGCGCCGGGACTCGGTGCTCCAGAGGATCGCTCGCGAAACCGGGGGCCGGCAGTACGGGCTGGACGAGATGGACAGCCTCGTGGAGGACCTTTCCGTCAGCCGCGAGGGGACGACCGTTCGTGAGGCGCGGGATCTCTGGGACATGCCGGTCCTGTTCCTGCTGCTTGTCGTCTTCCTCGGCGGTGAATGGGCAGTTCGCCGCCGTCTGGGGATGTCGTGAGCCGTCGAGGACGCACCGTGCTGCTGCTGGCGGCGGCGTTGGCCTGCCCGCTTGCCGCGGGTCCTCTCGTCGCGGAAAGCCATCTCCTCGTGGTGACCGGAGTCGGGGGCGAGCAGGTCTACACCGAGCGCTTTCACGCCTGGGCGACGCGAGTGGTGGAGGCGGCCCTGGAGGCGGGTCTCAGCGAGGACAGGGTGGTCTATCTCGCGGAACGTCCGGACCTCGATCCGGAACGGATCCGGGGCCGGTCCACTGGCGAGAACCTCCTGGCGGAGATCGAGGCGCTGACGACTCGGTCGAGCGCTGGCGACACGGTGTGGATCCTGCTCTTCGGACACGGCAGCGGCTCCGCGGGCCCGCCGCGATTCAACCTTCCGGGGCGGGATCTCGTGGCCGAGCAGTACGCCGCCGCGCTCGAGCCGCTATCGGACCGGCGCGTCGTGTTCATCAATACAAGCTCCGCGTCGGGCGGCTTCATCGGGCCGCTGGCGAAGGAGGGACGCGTGGTGATCACGGCCACCAGGTCGGGCGCCCAGGGCAACGAGGCGCTGTTCGGCGGCTACATCGCCGAGGCCTTCGACGGTGGCGCGGGAGACCGGAACAAGGATGGGCGCACGTCCGCCCTCGAAGCCTTCGAGTTTGCTCAGCGCGAGGTCGAACGCTACTACCGGCAGGTCGGACAGATCCGCACCGAGCATGCGCTGCTCGAGGACAACGGTGACGGTACGGGAAGCCTGGAACCGGCGGGCCTCGATGCGGGCGGGACGGTCGACGGAAGACTCGCGAGTCTCGTGCTCCTCGGCGAGGAAGCGCTTCCGGCTGCGCTGACCGAGCGAAGTCGCGAACTTGCCGAGCGGCGCGGCGACGTCGAGCGCCGGATCGACGAACTCCGTCTACAGCGGGAGAGCCTCGACGAAGACCTCTACCTCGAGGAACTGCAGGAACTGATGGTCGAACTCGCCCTGGTGGACCGTGAGCTGGGAGAGACCGGGGCGAAGAGTGGAGAAGACGCCGGTTCCGACGGATCGAACGGGGAACCGGATCCGTGAGCGAGCGGCAGCTTTCCCCCGGGCTGCGAAGAGTCCTGGTCCTCGTTCTCGCGGCAGGCGTCTCGTGTCCGTTCGTGGCTGCGGCCCAGAACGAGGCGGTCTCGCTTCAGGACATCGAGTCCATGGTCCTGGCCGGCCGCCACGACGAGGCGCTGAAGCAGCTCGACGCACGCGCCGACCGGTCGGGCGACGCCGGGGCAGTCCGGTTGCGCGTGCAGGCGTTGACCTCGACCGGTCGATACGACGAGGCGGCTGCCGTCTTCGAGACGATCGACGCGGCGGGTCTCGGCCTTGGCCTGCCGCGGGGCAGGGTGGCGCTGCTTCGCGGGGACCGGGAAGAGGCCCGGCGGTCCTTCGAAGAGGCGCGGGCCGCGCGTGGTCCGGACGCCCTGGTCGCAGCGTTCGAGCTCGCGCGGCTGGCGTGGGACCGGGGCGACATCGAAGAGGCGACCAAGGGCTTCTACGGGATGATCGACGCCTACAACAGGGGCACGGCGGACACGGCGGCGGAGCTCCTTGCCGTGGCGGAGGCGTGCCGGTTACTGGGGCGCGACGATCCGGAACTCTTCAAGGACGCGCTGCGGGCATACGACGAGGCGGTGGCGCTCGCTCCTTCGTGGCCCCTGCCTCGTGTGCGGATCGGCGAACTGTTCCTCGAGAAGTACGACAGCGGTCAGGCGCGTTCGTCGCTGGCCGATGTGCTGCGGGCGAATCCGCGCCATCCGGAGGCACTGCTCGCGATGGCGCGGACGATGCGGTTCGACGGCGATCCGCGGGCCCAGGCCACGCTAGACGCCGCCCTCGACGTCAACCCCAACCTGACGCCGGCGCGCGTTTTCCAGGCCTGGCTCCATCTCGGGGCGGAGCGCTGGGGGGAGGCCCGGGACGAGGCCGAGCAGGCGCTTGACGTCGATCCCGGTTCGCTCACGGCGCGAACACTGCTGGCGGCGGTGGCGTTCCTCGAGGGGCGCGACGAGGACTTCGCGGGTCTCCGCGACGGCGTGCTGGCCGACAACCCCCGCTACGCGGATCTGTTCAACGATCTGGCCGATGCCAGCGCCGACAACCGGCTCTACCCGCAGGCGCGCGACTTCGCCGCCGAGGCGGTGCGGCTCGATGCGAGATCGTGGCGCGGCTACGGACTGCTGGGCATGAACCAACTCCGGCTGGGCGACATCGAGGCCGGCCGGGCGAACCTGGAAACCTCCTTTGCGGGCGATCCTTACAACGTCTGGACCAAGAACACGCTCGACCTGCTCGACACGTTCGGCGACTACCGGATGGTGGAAAGCGAGCACTTCGAGTTCCACATCCACGATCGCGAGGCCGATCTCCTGGCCCCGTACATGGTTGAGTTGGCCGAGGAGGCCTGGACCTCGCTCTCCGAGCGCTACCGCTTCGAGCCGCCGACGCCGATTCGAGTGGAGGTCTATCCGTCGCATGCCGACTTCTCCGTTCGGACCGTCGGACTGGCGGGGCTCGG
Encoded proteins:
- a CDS encoding DUF4159 domain-containing protein, with product MRYDRAVPIRRTPLLVVAAALVAAAGSGLLTRAPAVGPSPQVGVPDDRRDPRTSYRRSLPPQAMRMFERYFPPPVHPDEVLREFYFTRLAYSGQRYMGGASWSVDFPKADRQFMIGLKRLLDQLDAYDYDNPVVATDPKLFRYPFLYSVEVGYMMLSPEEREHLRRYLLAGGFWVIDDFWGSWQWANLERELSEILPEYPIVEIPLEHPIFHCFYDVEEILQVPNVGQGRYGGPTWEQDGFTPHVRGIFDDHGRLMVVINWNTDLGDAWEWAEDEWYPVRFSHYAYQMGVNFVVYAMSH
- a CDS encoding tetratricopeptide repeat protein; this translates as MSERQLSPGLRRVLVLVLAAGVSCPFVAAAQNEAVSLQDIESMVLAGRHDEALKQLDARADRSGDAGAVRLRVQALTSTGRYDEAAAVFETIDAAGLGLGLPRGRVALLRGDREEARRSFEEARAARGPDALVAAFELARLAWDRGDIEEATKGFYGMIDAYNRGTADTAAELLAVAEACRLLGRDDPELFKDALRAYDEAVALAPSWPLPRVRIGELFLEKYDSGQARSSLADVLRANPRHPEALLAMARTMRFDGDPRAQATLDAALDVNPNLTPARVFQAWLHLGAERWGEARDEAEQALDVDPGSLTARTLLAAVAFLEGRDEDFAGLRDGVLADNPRYADLFNDLADASADNRLYPQARDFAAEAVRLDARSWRGYGLLGMNQLRLGDIEAGRANLETSFAGDPYNVWTKNTLDLLDTFGDYRMVESEHFEFHIHDREADLLAPYMVELAEEAWTSLSERYRFEPPTPIRVEVYPSHADFSVRTVGLAGLGALGVCFGPVVALDSPSARQVGHFNWGGTLWHEIAHTFTLLATDARIPRWLTEGLSVLEERRARPGWGDDVQVGFLTALRDGDLLGIAEINDGFVRPKFPNQIALSYLQASLISEWIEEEYGFDATLSMLAGYRDGRSTEEVFDEAMSLSLEAFDERFFGHLGTRFGGAMAALGDAPSDSGEEDQDPGEGGPSRAPTRNPFEGRELNLEQLALAAKENPDDFRIQMTYGYALFREERFAEAEEPLVRGRDLFPEYVGSGNAYTLLSEIYRQQEREEEAIEALMTLVASNETAWDEHLALAELLGAAGREEEEAEILERSLYISPYDLDVHRRLAELAFASDRFALAVRERAALVALDPPDRAVALYELALAQHRAGRPESARRTVLRALEVAPGYDPAQELLLDLVGKGS